TGAGAATCAGGGGAGTCCTGTGGACATAAACCAGGTGGGTGAGTAGGGCCCCTCATCACCCATCAACCctctcctggccctgccctggcccaggaCACTGTGGTGAGCAAGAGATCCTTAGAGATAGTCTGGCAGGCGGAGTACGGCTCCATTTGGACCATGGACTCCGTGGCAGCCTTCACTACACCAATGAGCTCTCCAACCAGGAGGTAAGGTTGGGTGGGATTCCCCTTCACCAtgccctccccaggcctccaCCTGGCCTCCCAGGTCACCTCTTCAGGGTCCCTGGGAAATGTGCACCATCTAGCTGTCCTGGCCCCTGTTCATGCCTCACTGACCTGGGAGGGAGGAAAATGTCACTCGTCCCCAGGGCTGTGTTCTGCCCTCATATGTTGTGACCACAACATACATAGTACAGCGGGAAGAGATATGATGGCAAGCACCAGAAGAAAAACAGGATAAGGAAGGAGTGATGGGAGTTCCTGCTTTGATAAAGGAGGTAAACAAAGGCCCTTCTGAGGAGGCAACATTTGAACAGGGACCTGAATTGAGGGACAGAGAGCCACGTGGATATTGGAGTGGTAGGggtgcagctcaggtcatggtctctgggttctgggatggaaCCCACCTCACACAATACACTGGGCATccagtctggttgagattctctctccctctcctgctcaaataaataaacaaaaattttaactatatatatatatacacacacacatatatataataaaaaattttcactCTGTTCATTTCAAAAACCGTCTCTTCAACTTACTAAAAACAATTAATTATATACCTCAAATATTACTCTTTAATAAACACTCCTTACAATTCCTCCTATGCTTAACATGGAAAGTCTACAAACCTAACTTAGTAATATTCCCCTGAATGAGTTATCTCATGTCCTCTCATTGGTATAATGATGATCTTGttggagaaataaggaaaatgcaaatgtccTCTCGAAATGACTTGGACATTGGTCAGTAGTATGTGCCAGCTGTGTTCCATCCACTATTTCTCAGGGCATTCTGTGATGCCATCAGGAAAATGTCCATTTCCCAGCAGTTTTCCCTTAAATCTGTATGTTATTCTCTACTTGTTCAGCATCCCCATCTCCACCCCAGCCAAATAATAGTCTCTTCTAGACCTTAAAAAATGGCCTTAATTCATAAACTTGAAAAAATGCCCTGGAGAGAACCCCTGTGCCGCCTACTACATTTACCTTTCTAGTTAAGTGCAAGCTGTGGTTAATGAGTCCAGAGCTCAGCTTCAGGCTGGGACTTCAGGGATTACAGGGCAGCAGCCCAGCTTCCCCTGGGGGCCCACACCACCCCATGGCTGCTGAAATACAGGCAGCCTTTGATTGGTTCTGGtcaattcttccttccttaaGTGACACTCTTAGAAGAGCATTCAGAAACACAGAGGGCACAAAGGGGCACACTACTGCCCCTGAGATCAGGAGAGAAGGTATTCATGAAATGTGTGTCTGTTGTTCAGAATATGAGCTGTTTGGAAATGTTGTCTCTGTCCTTCCATAGAGTGGCCTCCATTGCAGAATGACACCCCTCTATTTAGGGGTTCTGGAAAATAATCCTGATGCTCTGATAGATCCAGTGTTTCCAGAGCTTCCCCTATTCTAACTTCCTTCACTCACTGACAGCCAAGGGAACAGGCTATGTGCTCTGTAAAGAGATGCTTGTGACAGGGCTTCTCTTATTGGGATGACCTACCAAGTGTCTGCTCCTGATGGTGAAGACGGAACACGTGCAGTTGCCTCCTCCAAGAAAAGCCAGGAGATGgtaatattttctctgtgtttctggtGGTCCTCCTATTTTTCTGCCTGGGATGTTCTCTGTATGTTTTAATTCTGGTGGGGtttttcctcctccatctccacCTCAGGATCCCTTCCATTGGTCCTAAAGCCTCAGGCTCCTGCTCCACACGTTCCTTGTCCCTAAGCTACAGGTGGGAACACCTCACTTCTTGGCAGATCATCTCCCCAGGTGAGactctatatatctctctctgTCCAAATGGTGCTTTTGTACCAGCTGCCTTGGACACATTCTCTCCATCCCTGCCTCACCTGAAGACAGTGACACCTTAAAGTCTAGGCATCAATCTTCTCATGCTTCAGGATCCCAAAGCATTGAAAAAGGCTGACAGCCAGATGAAAAGAGGGCATCAGAGATAGGGCTCACACTGTCACAGCTACCTGTTTTCCTGCTTGCCCAGTACAACAGTAGAAGCACAGTAGACTTCCAGTACTTGAGATTCAAGTCACCTGAGAACTAGTCACCATGAGACACTGTGAATAgtgtgagagaggagaggagaggacagcTCTGAGAATCACTTCAGGTGGATCAAGTTTGTCTCAAGTCCCACCTGCTCCCAGTGCTGATATGCTTCTCCCCGAAACAGATTTTACCCCATGCACCTAGCACCGAGGGTCTGCTTGCCACAGACCAGCTCACAGGATCCCTAGAGGCACCTTGTCTAGTCTGACCTTCTGCACACAACCTTCAGGCATTTCTTCATCCCAAAGACAGCTTTATGGTAGCCAGTGTGCAGGTAAGTTTACACACACTAATGACTCTCTCATTTAACAGATACCTGCTGTCAAATAGCTTCCTCTTTGGGCAAGATTGGGTGATCATAGCTCCAGCAGAGTTGTTCTCAACTTTGGGCTTGATCTTTAAGtccaaaaaataaatgtgtgatttGCTATATTAACAGCTGAATTGGAGAAGATGCTGATCTTAGTTAGCCTCCTGAGAGCCACAAATCATAAACATACACAATATCCTGCCACATCTCTTTGTAAGAGAAATTGATCAagatggcaaattgaatttaactaaaatatttttaaaaagaaagaaaataaagctgacCATTGACGTAGCAGTcaagagaacaaagaagaaagaaagaaagaaagaaagaaagaaagaaagaaagaaagaaagaaagaaagaaagaaagaaagagaaatacatcAAATGTACAGGTGTCTGATAGATGTGAAATGTCCGTGTTGGTAAAATGCTGACACAAACGTTCATCTAAGATACTACTGAAATCCTCTCCTTTAACAGTTCCCACTTCTCGGGCACCAGTCTCCCAACTTTTCCTCAATCCTCTCCTGCTCACAATCCATGTTCTGCATCTGGCATCAGTCTGGTATAGCTCAGGATTAAATGAAGCCAATATCTTCCCTTCCGAAGAGTGACTgcaagtgttttattttcatgcttaATTGATCTAGGATGTAAATGGAAAGAATCATCCCTGGTCACTAAAGAAATCTCAGGCATCAATTTGAAGTATCGTTTAAGAATGGTCATgggacaatagccaaactgtggaaggagcatcggtgtccactgaaagatgaatagataaagaagctgtggtctatgtatacaatggaatattcctcagccattagaaatgaggaatacccgggatccctgggtggcgcagcggtttggctcctgcctttggcccagggcgcgatcctggagacccaggatcgaatcccacgtcgggctcccggtgcatggagcctacttctccctctgcctatgtctctgcctctctctctctctctctctctctctctctgtgactatcgtaactaaaaaatatatatatatatacatatatatatatataaaagaaatgaggaatacccaccatttgcttcaacgtagatggaactggagggtattatgctgagtgaagtaagtcaatcgaaaaaggacaaacattatatggcctcattcatttggggaatataaaaaatagtgaaagggattaaaggggaaaggagagaaaatgagtgggaaataacagtgagggtgacaaaacatgagagactcccaactctgggaaatgaacaggaggtagtggaagggggggtggacggggggttggggtgactgggtgacgggcactgaggggggcacttgacgggatgagcactgggtaatatgctatatattggcaaattgaactccaataaaaaaataatttaaaaatataaaaaagaaaaaaaatggtgatggGGAGGAAGATTCCATTCTATGAGACAACCTGAATTTCACATGAGAGAAGTAACTGGTGTCTTTGTTTGTACATAATATGACCTAAGACAGGACAGAAAGGATTCTGCACAACTACTACAGTGTTCTTCAGATGAGAACTTGAACCCCCTGTGGGCACTGTAGCCCGGTACCCCTTGTGAGTGTCAGTGGAAGAAAGGAAGTCATTTTCAAGgtagacatatccataaatattttgaaatgcatgAATCTTTGAAAAGAATGGCTTCCATTTATCATATCATGTTGTGTGGATTGCATAGATTCAGCCAGAGTTTGCTCTCAGCAGTGTCTGCAATTTTATCCATGTAGGATCCTCAAAAGTAACTTCTCCAGCCAGTTATGCTTCACCATCACTGGACCAAAGCTAATGTCCTACAGGCACATAACAGTGAACATCTCACTATCTGTCCTGCCACACAGGTAACCGAGACTTGGGGCTAAGATGGACTGAGGTGGGACTAGTGGATTTATTAATTGGATCAAAATTTAAGCTTTTCTTAATGTAAGTTAACACCTGGTCATACATTGCTGTCAAAGCCCAAAGGGTCAGAAGCAGGGTTTTCTGGGTTGGTGTGATTAAATAGTTCTATGAAGACAGAAGCCTACTGTGGGATCAGACTGTGGACTGACAGACAAAAAGAATACTGATAAGTTAGCTTTAAATGTCCAACTGAGAGAGGCATATTCTCATAGGACAGTGACTCCCTATATAGTCCAAAAGTAAGGGGTCAAAATGAATCTTAGTATCCTCATTCACCTAAATGGCTCACCATCTGCTCCTCCTGGCTACACAGCTGAAATATGTAGAAAGAGGATCCAACAAacattgtttaaaagaaaattatagggcagcccatagggtggctcagaggtttagcaccaccttcagcccagagcgtgatcctggagacgggatcaagtcccacgtcaggctccctgcagggagcctgcttctccctctgcctgtgtctctgcctctctctgtgtgtgtctctcatgaataaataaacaaaattttttaaaaaaaagaaaattataagcccTTTGCCTCTGAACCTAGGGGGACAAAAAAGAATAACATGTCCACAATAAGAACACAAGCATACTCTTGCAATGCTAGTCACAGTGCCCTTGAGTCTACCAGTATGAGAGCAGAAGAGACAGGATGGCAGCAGCATGAGATGGTGAGGTCTGTGCAGATGATAACAACCTCTAAATTCAGCAGCTGTGGCCTCCAATCTTCGTGAGTGGGGGGCCTGGCAACAGGGGCAGACAGCCCTGTCCATCGTGCTCCCTCCAGGTGCCAGTGCTGTGGGGCCTATGGAGGAAGGGATGAGATGGTGCTAAGCACGGTCAAGAGGTCTCTGAGGAACACAGGAGATGCCTCAGTTGGACAGAGATTGGAGAGGTCATCAGAAGCTAATGGGTGGGACAGAGCCCGAGATATGCTGGTTTGTGACTGTGCTTGTCCAGTTGTggccctgctctcatggagctcacAATTGGGAGAGGAAACCCCAGATAGATGTCCCCCATGAGCCAGACACAGAATCAGACCATGACATAAAGCACCTGAGAGCAGGTGGCCCCATGATTTGAACAGAGAGCTGGGAGTTCAAGGAGGGAAAAGTTGGGTCAGGCTATAAGGAATTGAGCAGGGCTATAGGTGACATTGGAAGGCCCATGAGAGTCTGCATCTCTGGAATTAAGAGAACATATAGAGGAGAAGGTGAGCAAGGACAGAAACAAACAGACCTTTCTGGTATCAAAAGCAGCCAAAATGGCCAAAAGTTTAAGGGCAGATGAGGAAGAACTTAAAGGTCCAGGTAAGAAAAGTGTTCCTCATGACGTGGACTAAGCCTAGACATTGGattgtaattagaaaaaataatggcatttacttcctctttcttctacttgTTGTTATATGACATTGCAAATATCCCTTAATATGAGACTTCTCACAGGTATAATGGGGATAAACTTCCTTTCCAGGCTAATAATTCCCTCTCCAATCTTATGGAACTACCTTGAAACAATTGAGATAGTCATTAAGAAAGTGTTTTAATGAAGCCTTAGTATGTACGTACTTGTTTACAAAGTAAAGAACAGGGACTTGACTTCCATGGCTCCCAGGCACTTTTGCCTTCATAGGtccctttttaataaaattttattaaaatttatattactgAAGCAATTATGAAGCACAATAACAAGCAAGCATTTCTCTGGCTCTGTCCCACCCATTATAAATATAATCCAGCCtatattgtattaattttttcttcagatcttaaagaaaatttattttattcattagccTTCCAAGATCCTTGCCTACTTTCCCTAATGGTTATCAACTCTGGTAAGGAGACATTGGATGATTTTGaacaaaaaattatgatttaGAAATTGAAGAGAAAGTTTAGAATATCCCTGGAGATACATGCAAGAAATTTTAGGTTTCTAAACGCTAGGAAGAATGCAATAGAATCATAatgcacagggatccctggatggctcagcggtttagcggggCCATCAACCCAGGACAGGAGCCTGGAACCctggatcgactcccacatccggctccctgtgtggagcctgcttctccctcttcctgtatctctgcctctctctgtgtttctctcatgaataaataaataaaatatttttttaaagggggggatCATAATGCACGGATGTGGAGGGGAACCAGCGAGACTCATTTTTCCAGATAAATGCctatggaagaaaaagaagattcctGAACTATGCAAACACTGTGAACCAGATCAGTTATAACCaaacaagataaaaattattCCCGATAGACAGTGAGGGCAGCCTTGAGATGTCCGCACAGAGTGTAGGGAAGCAGGGAAGGATGTATGGTAAGAGGAGTGATGACGTGAAGGAGAGGGATCTCATCACTATTTCTCTATTACTCCAGGGAAACCCCCTCCACAAATGGCCTGGAGGAACCACAGCACCATCACGGAGTTCATTCTCATTGGGCTGTCCGACGACCCCTACATCGAAGCTCTGCTCTTTGTGTTCTTCCTGGGGATCTACCTCCTGACCGTGATGGGGAACCTGATGATGCTGCTGGTGATCAGGGCGGATTCCCGCCTCCACActcccatgtacttcttcctgagTAACCTGTCCTTCCTAGACgtctgcttctcttctgtcaCTGTGCCCAAGCTACTGAAGGACCTGCTGTCTGAGAAGAGAACCATCTCAGTGGAGGGCTGCCTCACTCAGGTGTTCTTTGTGTTTATCACACCAGGGACCGAAGCCTTTCTGCTCTCagtgatggcctatgaccgctatgctGCCATCTGCCACCCACTGCTCTATGGCCAGGTGATGAGCACCCAGTTCTGTGTGAAGCTCGTGTTGATCTCATGGGGTCTGGCCTGTCTCAATGCATTTGTCATTGTGCTCTTGGCTATTAACCTGGACTTCTGTGAGGCCCAAACCATACACCATTACATCTGTGAGctgccctccctcttccctctctcctgctcagaTATTTCCATCAGTGTTGACATCTTGATCTGCTCCATCTTACTGCATGGGCTTGGGACCTTCCTCCCAATCTTCTTCTCCTATGCCCGTATCATCTCCACCATCCTGAGCATCAGCTCCACCTCAGGCAGAAGCAAGAccttctccacctgctcctcccacttcATTACAGTGACCCtgttctttggctcaggtttgatTCGCTACCTTATGCCCACAACCGATTCTTCCCTGGATTTGCTCCTGTCCTTGCAGTACGGTGCAGTCACACCCTTACTGAATCCTTTCATCTACAGCCTAAAGAATAAAGAGGTGAAGGCAGCTGTGAGAAGGACACTggggaaatatttctaaatagtgGCAGAAACAGAGTTATAAAGCCTGGattcctttgcatttctttttttcttcccaccttCTCCCACACGCAGTGACACACTATTTGGTGAAAGATTTTGAGCTTGTCCAAATAGAGCTTGACTATTATTCCAAGGCAGTAGTTCTGAAGTGGGTTCTTATTTGGAAAGTCTGTGCTCCACTGTTCCCAAGGGAATATGAGACAATTTTCCACAAAACAGATGGATAAGACATCAAAATAATTAGGTTGAAAAGATTCGATGATCGTTTCAGGTTTCAGGTGATTCAGCATCTTACTGAGGTGTTGCACAAAGAACTAAAAACGAGGGAGACATTATTAAACAGAAGTTAACATTTGCAAATCCCAACTCCttgtaagtttttaaataaaacattggtAAATAGAAAAAATCCTATGtcaagaaaacaatccaaacTTTATGTTGATGTGCTAAATAccataggatacctaggaataaacctaaccaaagaagtaaaagatctgtactctgaaaactatagaacacttatgaaagaaattgaaaaggacacaaagaaatggaaaaacattcgaTACTtttggattggaagaacaaatattgtcaaaatgtctgtactactgaaaacaatctacacatttaatgcaatcccattCCAAACACTCCTagcatttctcacagagctagaacaagcaatcctaaaatttgtatggaaccagataAGACCAcacatagccaaagcaatcttgaaaaagaaaagcaaagctggccACATCACAATTCTAGACATCAAGATATATTTCAAAGCTGTAGTCATAAGACAgttggtactggtacaaaaacagacacatag
This genomic interval from Vulpes lagopus strain Blue_001 chromosome 21, ASM1834538v1, whole genome shotgun sequence contains the following:
- the LOC121480200 gene encoding olfactory receptor 8S1-like, yielding MAWRNHSTITEFILIGLSDDPYIEALLFVFFLGIYLLTVMGNLMMLLVIRADSRLHTPMYFFLSNLSFLDVCFSSVTVPKLLKDLLSEKRTISVEGCLTQVFFVFITPGTEAFLLSVMAYDRYAAICHPLLYGQVMSTQFCVKLVLISWGLACLNAFVIVLLAINLDFCEAQTIHHYICELPSLFPLSCSDISISVDILICSILLHGLGTFLPIFFSYARIISTILSISSTSGRSKTFSTCSSHFITVTLFFGSGLIRYLMPTTDSSLDLLLSLQYGAVTPLLNPFIYSLKNKEVKAAVRRTLGKYF